A single window of Pontibacillus chungwhensis DNA harbors:
- a CDS encoding YjcZ family sporulation protein, whose translation MSKGGYGGGFALIVVLFILLIIVGASWLY comes from the coding sequence ATGAGCAAAGGAGGTTACGGCGGCGGTTTCGCTTTAATCGTCGTTCTATTCATTCTGTTAATTATCGTTGGTGCATCTTGGTTGTACTAA